From Anopheles funestus chromosome 3RL, idAnoFuneDA-416_04, whole genome shotgun sequence, a single genomic window includes:
- the LOC125771268 gene encoding uncharacterized protein LOC125771268, with protein sequence MEDVNQESTLPEEVLPSVDGDETRPNGEMDTTADNDELEVEQQPERLLGQDVDSTKSSMESSFTVTDCNCSSLIERTEKLDANELQLDAKVTELIEDLIKPHEQERGVGPTTGCEEKFKVLTINDEVESVASGKGTVTVVGSGDGSDSGVEFGAGSGSLTDTGVLQRALSNNSAGYASSCCGLDGEPTGMSMSCNSSMISYSSDIYDKTGNTVLCGRLSTDYCASEGGSESSSVTGGPVSSLRKVGAAIKKKVAVKEPPSNRSPRKSSESVSSSGRSSSRSRGSSLGRSVSLNLKTIPASAANVAAAAAARERARSRDKSASSTGVCAGAPASSMSASTNRILQTPTKPMPPPRRPLKPDSLPTGIKDSPSGQRVTVSRTPSITRGRTPLGTPTDDGRWPSVGGKGGVSCSGGNTTPRSMRASSAAPDGTMSIKTRIGPLSLDGGKGGNGAPMSLPVGVDKFATLPRRRKERSAEDLKAGIGGGGSGSRSNSVTRDQVSNRMAMSLFKKLPPNTKTERDLNTSNKVSSLSASSHPRLTSSAKKLTQKTKIYHETSVQTAITCKDVEDAFGGNARNVRIDAVEMVSKQTQSDIHDKEMERLAEKLKKVTGEYTSLMSKLSEKSQMVTSLEQKLLIEREEKLAAQKELQNNTDRVLGMLESMQAIPNSNDTEECDSLLMLESQLQLSGTVLEKKQEEIVRLQSICRALQKDLGRSLKNQEELLRQKTELEEESSEMQEFLQLEKQLCMDTLKESEQEVSMLRQSLLLKESNIDRQQEECRHLVRIAEQRRQEYLGMQAKYNALESRSKDILLQQGAAVSGASVALSGLGSRLDNLVEQLIASYNISEQDLEDVIYHNEAYTNSASSGDGSPEYEQTADAYTGKQHQHSQQQYHQPQTSDSHSVTAKGSAKTVSDGCAVPLSPQRGQSFIAAVISAIKNATSKTATTKSTVVTANGANATNKEGRENNGHESDSTEMLDSETEPCLMMDNVLEDVTMPDSHSHNMVSSSTRISQIEMPSSLESGVGANSNAMTMAHDESLDNLSQAIANRQQIELQSNMIASGRSSRFHHSVSSNDQQQARNTVSAVTSAAVAVTTAPDHTTASHSSSLDDEENSCCGEASMAEMPSICEYCNAQSLVDQVIDVDNLITKLLKVLRIVQMDNDHCIQELINHKNKLAISNEEIQDRVKEYEELNYKLQDDLKDAYHQLEVRGSEINSNKVELLKHRKEIDKLNEDICQLSTLCSDSKQAKKIVIDREEILNAFKLCNEDGVVPEQELSQFIVQACTEIPKLKSKLYEKEQQLATMASNATNGANFVMTASWHQALNEAKRQYEAIDRALETLDSVKSIVQETPALMELQRDLEETNFASASSFPLVTAAQLNQLNCGQAGTNGNGAGVVNGNGIIDLNANETTLANEAGSVVAADASCYIDSTA encoded by the exons ATGGAGGACGTAAATCAAGAATCTACCCTACCGGAGGAGGTACTACCGTCCGTCGATGGCGATGAAACGCGACCGAACGGTGAGATGGACACGACGGCCGACAACGACGAGCTCGAGGTGGAACAACAGCCGGAGCGACTGTTGGGTCAGGATGTGGATTCTACCAAATCTTCCATGGAGAGTTCCTTTACCGTGACCGACTGCAACTGTTCGTCGCTGATCGAGCGCACGGAAAAGTTGGACGCGAATGAATTGCAGCTGGACGCGAAGGTGACCGAACTGATCGAGGATCTCATCAAGCCGCACGAGCAGGAACGTGGCGTCGGGCCGACGACAGGTTGCGAGGAAAAGTTTAAAGTTCTCACGATCAACGACGAGGTGGAGAGTGTGGCGAGCGGCAAGGGAACGGTGACGGTTGTGGGCAGCGGGGATGGCAGTGATAGTGGGGTAGAATTTGGTGCCGGATCCGGTTCCCTTACCGATACCGGCGTGTTGCAACGTGCGCTCAGCAACAATAGTGCCGGTTACGCAAGTAGCTGTTGCGGTTTGGACGGTGAACCGACCGGAATGAGTATGTCGTGCAACTCGAGCATGATAAGTTACAGCTCGGATATCTACGACAAGACTGGCAATACGGTGCTGTGCGGCCGGCTGAGCACGGACTACTGTGCGAGCGAGGGCGGTAGCGAAAGTTCTTCCGTGACCGGTGGACCGGTGAGTTCGCTGCGTAAGGTGGGCGCCGCGATCAAGAAGAAGGTGGCAGTGAAGGAACCACCCTCGAATCGTTCGCCTAGAAAATCATCCGAGAGCGTGTCCAGCAGTGGCCGGAGCAGTTCCCGTTCGCGTGGCTCTTCGTTGGGCCGTTCGGTGTCACtgaatttgaaaacaattccaGCATCGGCGGCAAATGTTGCTGCGGCCGCGGCTGCCAGAGAGCGTGCACGTTCGAGAGATAAATCGGCTTCCTCAACCGGTGTTTGTGCCGGGGCACCTGCCAGTTCCATGTCGGCCAGCACGAATCGCATCTTGCAAACACCGACCAAACCAATGCCACCGCCGAGACGTCCACTGAAACCGGACTCTCTGCCAACGGGCATCAAGGATTCGCCGTCCGGTCAGCGAGTAACTGTGTCGCGTACTCCGTCCATTACCCGAGGTCGCACACCCTTGGGTACACCGACGGATGATGGTCGGTGGCCGTCCGTTGGCGGTAAGGGCGGAGTCAGTTGCAGCGGTGGCAATACGACACCTCGTTCCATGCGAGCAAGTTCTGCTGCGCCGGACGGAACCATGTCCATCAAAACACGCATCGGACCATTATCGTTGGACGGTGGTAAAGGTGGCAACGGTGCGCCCATGAGTTTACCGGTTGGGGTGGATAAGTTCGCCACCCTTCCTAGGCGACGAAAAGAACGCTCGGCTGAAGATTTGAAGGCTGGCATCGGCGGGGGAGGATCCGGTTCGCGTAGCAATTCGGTAACGCGCGATCAGGTCTCCAACCGTATGGCAATGTCACTGTTCAAGAAGCTACCGCCCAACACGAAAACGGAGCGTGATCTGAACACCTCAAACAAAGTGTCCTCCCTGTCCGCTTCGTCCCATCCCCGGTTGACATCGTCGGCGAAGAAGTTAACACAGAAAACAAAGATCTACCACGAAACGAGCGTCCAGACGGCCATCACCTGCAAGGATGTGGAGGATGCGTTCGGGGGCAATGCGCGCAATGTACGCATCGATGCCGTCGAGATGgtcagcaaacaaacacagtCCGACATACACGACAAGGAGATGGAACGGTTGGCGGAGAAGCTAAAGAAGGTGACCGGCGAGTATACGTCGCTCATGTCGAAGCTGTCGGAGAAATCGCAGATGGTGACGTCTCTGGAGCAGAAGCTGCTGATCGAGCGCGAAGAAAAACTGGCCGCCCAGAAAGAGCTACAGAACAACACGGATCGTGTACTCGGAATGCTGGAATCGATGCAGGCCATTCCAAACAGCAACGATACGGAAGAGTGTGATAGTTTACTGATGCTGGAATCGCAGCTACAGCTGTCCGGCACAGTGCTGGAGAAGAAACAGGAAGAGATCGTACGCCTGCAGTCGATCTGCCGGGCGTTGCAGAAGGACTTGGGGCGATCGCTCAAGAACCAGGAAGAGTTACTGCGCCAGAAGACTGAGCTGGAGGAGGAATCGAGCGAAATGCAAGAATTTTTGCAGTTGGAGAAACAATTGTGCATGGATACGTTGAAGGAATCCGAGCAGGAGGTTAGCATGCTGCGGCAAAGTTTACTCCTCAAGGAGAGCAACATTGATCGGCAGCAAGAAGAATGTCGTCATCTAGTCCGTATCGCTGAACAGAGGAG ACAAGAATATTTGGGAATGCAAGCAAAGTACAATGCCCTGGAGAGTCGTTCCAAAGACATTCTGCTACAGCAAGGAGCTGCCGTGTCTGGAGCGTCCGTTGCACTTTCAGGATTAGGCTCACGGCTGGATAATCTGGTCGAACAGTTGATAGCTTCCTACAACATTTCAGAACAGGATCTCGAG GACGTAATCTACCATAACGAAGCGTATACAAACAGCGCAAGTAGTGGTGATGGCAGTCCGGAATATGAGCAAACTGCTGATGCTTACACGGgcaaacagcatcaacattcgCAGCAACAATACCATCAGCCCCAAACCTCAGATTCACATTCGGTGACCGCGAAGGGAAGTGCAAAGACGGTTAGTGATGGATGTGCCGTACCGCTTTCACCACAGCGTGGCCAATCGTTCATAGCGGCAGTCATTAGTGCTATCAAGAACGCGACTAGTAAAACGGCTACCACCAAGTCAACTGTAGTCACTGCGAACGGTGCAAATGCAACCAACAAGGAGGGTCGAGAAAATAATGGCCACG AATCCGATTCAACAGAAATGCTTGATTCGGAAACGGAACCATGCCTAATGATGGACAATGTGCTGGAAGACGTCACGATGCCGGATTCGCATTCCCACAACATGGTTTCATCGTCCACCCGTATCTCGCAGATCGAGATGCCATCGTCGCTGGAGAGTGGTGTGGGAGCGAACAGTAACGCCATGACGATGGCACACGATGAATCGCTTGACAATCTTtcgcaagccatcgccaaccgGCAGCAGATCGAACTGCAGTCGAACATGATCGCTAGTGGACGCTCGTCACGATTCCATCACTCGGTCAGCAGCAATGATCAGCAGCAGGCGCGCAATACAGTGTCAGCGGTAACGTCAGCGGCGGTCGCCGTAACGACAGCACCGGACCATACAACCGCAAGCCATTCTTCATCGCTGGACGACGAAGAAAACAGCTGCTGCGGGGAAGCATCGATGGCCGAAATGCCTTCTATCTGCGAGTACTGCAATGCGCAATCGCTGGTAGATCAAGTGATCGATGTGGACAATCTGATCACGAAGCTGCTGAAGGTTCTGAGGATCGTCCAGATGGATAATGATCATTGCATACAGGAGCTGATCAATCATAA GAACAAACTGGCGATCTCCAACGAAGAGATTCAGGACCGTGTGAAGGAGTACGAGGAGCTAAACTATAAGCTGCAGGATGATCTGAAGGATGCCTATCATCAGCTAGAGGTGCGAGGAAGTGAAATAAACAGCAACAAGGTGGAGTTGTTAAAGCACCGCAAGGAAATTGAT AAATTGAATGAAGACATTTGTCAGTTGAGCACACTGTGCAGTGATAGCAAGCAGGCGAAGAAGATTGTGATCGATCGGGAGGAGATCTTGAACGCATTTAAGCTGTGCAACGAGGATGGAGTAGTGCCGGAACAGGAACTGTCGCAGTTTATCGTTCAAGCATGCACTGAG ATACCTAAATTGAAGTCAAAATTGTATGAAAAAGAGCAGCAGTTAGCCACGATGGCAAGCAATGCTACAAATGGGGCCAATTTCGTGATGACTGCCAGCTGGCACCAGGCGTTGAACGAAGCGAAGCGTCAATATGAAGCCATCGATCGCGCTTTGGAG acaTTGGACAGCGTTAAGTCGATAGTGCAAGAAACGCCCGCTCTGATGGAACTGCAGCGCGATCTGGAGGAAACAAACTTTGCCTCCGCGTCCAGCTTTCCGCTAGTAACGGCGGCTCAGCTTAATCAACTCAACTGTGGCCAGGCCGGTACAAACGGCAATGGGGCCGGTGTGGTAAACGGCAACGGTATTATCGATTTGAATGCCAACGAAACGACACTCGCCAACGAGGCGGGAAGTGTTGTTGCAGCTGATGCGAGCTGCTACATTGATTCGACTGCTTAA
- the LOC125772313 gene encoding mitochondrial sodium/calcium exchanger protein-like, with protein sequence MFPTVADPLQNLTTHYEAHQNIFVSLQAQPCSNVHSVLEDERCLFVRETEECRESMHYIDYMHFMYCTIESSNFALFTSAIVALLLFAVCLGTVIHQLCVNRYVDSVLYVAKAWRLNEYIAGVTLLTYGNGLAQVLSELKHHKSGDTELIYNQYLGTAVYQVSILAALVIWLGSFAIYPEVIVPNIISLLIVSVLVEELMYDEQIGIFQTIILGMLYVAFLGALYAVSLAMDREGNRSRSQIEIRDTGGKLVDIKLTATVSNVEGDRRVTRLERIWHGVRTFQSEDFCNGSWYSKLYLIWSIPVEMLTVLLLPKVNYALPLHGWNKCLFVINLNLFPLLLICTATGKKLRHIFHLSWPCYLIVLLSVDMLSSTDLGWICVGSVVTTSCLSVIICVAASDDRKPSCFNCIGLFTIFGTSYLIMLLSYELIAILETLSIIANISSASFAITILAWGSCWIDLVTLRTLAIRGYPRLAFAACLGAPVFNILIGLCTVFCIQMIRTNSATIHVRDGTSGPTCAVYLFIMSLTILLSVLFTRFQARKSLAFSMTILYVTFLTYVVLCELEIIHGYGTDHNDDGEYFQDQVTHHGKAK encoded by the exons ATGTTTCCAACGGTGGCAGATCCTCTTCAAAACTTAACTACACACTATGAAGCTCATCAGAACATATTCGTATCACTTCAGGCGCAACCGTGCAGCAACGTACATTCCGTGCTGGAAGATGAGCGTTGTCTATTCGTCCGGGAGACGGAAGAGTGTCGTGAATCGATGCACTACATCGATTATATGCATTTTATGTACTGCACTATTGAAAGCTCTAACTTCGCTCTTTTCACATCAGCCATTGTTGCTTTG CTCCTGTTTGCGGTGTGTCTAGGAACGGTTATACACCAACTCTGCGTAAATCGCTACGTCGATAGTGTATTGTATGTGGCTAAAGCATGGCGCTTGAACGAATACATCGCCGGTGTTACACTGCTCACGTACGGCAATGGGTTGGCACAAGTGCTGTCGGAGCTGAAGCACCATAAATCCGGGGACACCGAGCTGATCTACAATCAGTATCTTGGAACGGCCGTCTATCAGGTTTCAATTCTCGCGGCACTCGTCATCTGGCTGGGATCGTTTGCCATCTATCCGGAGGTGATCGTTCCAAACATTATTAGTTTACTGATCGTTTCCGTGCTAGTGGAAGAGCTCATGTACGATGAGCAGATTGGTATCTTTCAAACGATCATCTTGGGTATGCTTTATGTAGCCTTTCTTGGTGCTCTTTATGCAGTCTCCTTGGCGATGGATCGTGAGGGTAATCGATCTCGAAGTCAGATAGAGATACGAGATACCGGTGGAAAGCTTGTAGACATAAAGCTTACAGCGACGGTGTCAAATGTGGAAGGCGATCGACGTGTCACTAGGTTGGAACGTATCTGGCACGGAGTGAGAACGTTCCAAAGCGAAGATTTTTGTAATGGCAGCTGGTACAGCAAATTGTATCTTATCTGGAGCATTCCTGTCGAGATGCTGACGGTTCTGCTATTGCCTAAGGTGAACTATGCTTTACCCTTGCACGGATGGAACAAGTGTCTTTTTGTCATTAATCTAAACCTCTTTCCCTTACTGCTCATCTGCACTGCCACAGGTAAGAAACTAAGACACATCTTTCATCTTTCATGGCCTTGCTATCTAATAGTTCTTCTCTCAGTTGATATGCTTTCTAGTACAGATCTTGGATGGATTTGTGTGGGAAGTGTCGTCACAACTTCCTGCTTGAGTGTCATCATTTGCGTTGCCGCTAGTGACGATCGGAAGCCATCCTGTTTCAACTGTATTGGgttgtttaccatttttggAACATCCTACCTGATCATGCTTCTATCCTACGAGCTGATTGCCATCCTGGAAACATTATCCATTATTGCAAACATTTCCTCCGCTTCATTTGCCATAACCATACTTGCCTGGGGTAGCTGTTGGATTGATTTAGTCACGTTAAGGACGCTCGCCATTCGAGGATATCCTCGGTTAGCTTTCGCTGCCTGCCTAGGAGCACCCGTTTTCA ATATTTTGATTGGACTATGTACCGTATTTTGCATTCAAATGATACGAACGAACTCTGCTACGATTCACGTCCGCGATGGTACATCAGGGCCTACCTGTGCCGTCTATCTTTTCATCATGTCGTTAACAATTTTACTGTCGGTGCTTTTCACACGGTTTCAGGCACGGAAAAGCCTTGCCTTCAGCATGACAATACTATATGTCACGTTTCTCACATACGTTGTCCTCTGTGAGCTGGAAATTATACACGGTTACGGGACAGATCACAACGACGATGGCGAATATTTCCAGGACCAGGTCACTCACCATGGGAAAGCTAaatag
- the LOC125771301 gene encoding mitochondrial sodium/calcium exchanger protein-like isoform X1 has product MLFLQNGSLLQRSVRHATYVNFPRPDDCSYLHQLPVEEQCEFVEMTEACAESEYFFNYVGYLYCTIGSDREYLFNFGFVLLLCICVYYFIILGTTADKFFCPTLAAIAKALNISEALAGVTILAFGNGSPDLFTAVANPDADTELMFSELLGSAAFVIAVIGGTVLLIQPFDFPPWSISRDLSFFIAAIVWITLKAADERFSLYDSAILIGMYLLFLSLVIWEFIQQRQEMHRAQSLDNEAIARAGNPTHRPMATVNPGAGEQRVTNVPANEGLLVDFCNHINPLDLEEWNDGGWATRTFCLLKAPFVLLLLLTIPIVDTDVERDGWCKMLNICHCLTLPLLIVFVNGVAFITIAKVYIFVLVILVALPVMVVIFYTSRTDRCPRYHKLLTLMSFLGCIQVIYVVAQEVVSVLETVGIVLKLSKSVLGLSLLAWGNSVGDLFSNVALARLGYGKMAFAACFGGPLLNLCLGLGLTLMTKAFGVQDLIADVRKGVMGENCEVYLFQILTTTWLCLLFTNFQGRRSVGLAMIVTYLMFLIFSFLGEFELIHPYGTDHHPDPNGG; this is encoded by the exons ATGCTATTTCTTCAAAATGGTTCCTTGCTTCAGCGGTCTGTACGTCACGCCACATACGTCAACTTCCCGCGTCCA GATGACTGTTCCTACCTTCACCAGCTACCAGTAGAGGAGCAGTGTGAGTTTGTGGAGATGACGGAAGCTTGTGCGGAGAGTGAATACTTTTTCAACTACGTCGGATATCTTTATTGTACTATCGGTTCCGATCGGGAGTATCTCTTCAACTTTGGATTTGTCTTACTGCTGTGTATTTGTGTCTACTATTTCATTATTCTGGGTACGACAGCTGATAAGTT CTTCTGTCCAACGCTAGCCGCCATCGCGAAAGCATTAAATATCAGTGAAGCATTGGCCGGTGTAACGATTCTCGCCTTCGGTAATGGATCGCCGGATCTGTTCACAGCTGTCGCTAATCCAGATGCAGACACAGAGCTTATGTTTTCAGAGCTCCTAGGATCGGCAGCGTTTGTGATTGCAGTGATCGGAGGGACCGTATTGCTGATACAACCATTCGACTTTCCACCGTGGAGTATCTCGAGAGATTTGTCGTTCTTTATAGCAGCGATCGTGTGGATAACGCTTAAAGCAGCTGACGAACGGTTCAGTCTGTACGATAGTGCGATATTGATTGGAATGTATCTTCTGTTTCTATCTCTGGTCATTTGGGAGTTTATTCAACAGAGACAGGAAATGCACAGGGCACAGTCTCTAG ATAATGAAGCGATAGCTAGAGCTGGAAATCCCACTCATAGACCGATGGCCACAGTAAATCCTGGTGCAGGTGAGCAGCGAGTAACCAACGTTCCAGCAAATGAAGGATTGCTTGTCGATTTTTGTAATCACATAAATCCTCTTGATCTGGAAGAATGGAACGATGGAGGGTGGGCAACGCGAACGTTTTGTCTCCTTAAAGCaccatttgttttgcttcttttgcttACAATTCCAATCGTGGACACTGACGTCGAACGGGACGGATGGTGTAAGATGTTAAATATATGTCATTGTCTCACACTGCCGTTGTTGATCGTGTTCGTAAATGGAG TTGCGTTCATAACGATAGCAAAGGTGTACATTTTCGTTTTGGTCATCTTAGTCGCATTACCCGTAATGGTTGTCATCTTTTACACATCACGAACCGATCGATGTCCGCGTTATCACAAGCTACTTACGCTGATGAGCTTTTTGGGCTGCATTCAAGTCATCTACGTTGTGGCACAGGAGGTAGTGAGTGTGCTCGAAACGGTAGGAATCGTACTGAAGCTATCCAAGTCCGTGCTCGGTCTGTCATTGCTTGCCTGGGGTAACAGTGTCGGAGATTTATTCTCAAACGTGGCTCTGGCACGACTTGGTTACGGGAAAATGGCATTCGCGGCATGTTTCGGTGGTCCATTGTTGA ATCTTTGCTTAGGATTGGGTCTTACCCTCATGACAAAAGCATTTGGTGTGCAGGATCTTATAGCAGAT GTTCGTAAAGGCGTAATGGGAGAAAATTGCGAGGTGTATCTGTTCCAGATTCTCACCACAACCTGGCTATGTTTGCTGTTTACCAACTTCCAAGGGCGCCGAAGCGTTGGTCTCGCTATGATCGTAACGTACCTGatgtttttgatattttcattCCTGGGCGAGTTTGAGCTAATCCATCCGTACGGCACAGATCATCATCCCGATCCGAACGGAGGCTAA
- the LOC125771301 gene encoding putative sodium/calcium exchanger 7 isoform X2, with protein MLFLQNGSLLQRSVRHATYVNFPRPDDCSYLHQLPVEEQCEFVEMTEACAESEYFFNYVGYLYCTIGSDREYLFNFGFVLLLCICVYYFIILGTTADKFFCPTLAAIAKALNISEALAGVTILAFGNGSPDLFTAVANPDADTELMFSELLGSAAFVIAVIGGTVLLIQPFDFPPWSISRDLSFFIAAIVWITLKAADERFSLYDSAILIGMYLLFLSLVIWEFIQQRQEMHRAQSLDNEAIARAGNPTHRPMATVNPGAGEQRVTNVPANEGLLVDFCNHINPLDLEEWNDGGWATRTFCLLKAPFVLLLLLTIPIVDTDVERDGWCKMLNICHCLTLPLLIVFVNGVAFITIAKVYIFVLVILVALPVMVVIFYTSRTDRCPRYHKLLTLMSFLGCIQVIYVVAQEVVSVLETVGIVLKLSKSVLGLSLLAWGNSVGDLFSNVALARLGYGKMAFAACFGGPLLILFSSRSLLRIGSYPHDKSIWCAGSYSRCS; from the exons ATGCTATTTCTTCAAAATGGTTCCTTGCTTCAGCGGTCTGTACGTCACGCCACATACGTCAACTTCCCGCGTCCA GATGACTGTTCCTACCTTCACCAGCTACCAGTAGAGGAGCAGTGTGAGTTTGTGGAGATGACGGAAGCTTGTGCGGAGAGTGAATACTTTTTCAACTACGTCGGATATCTTTATTGTACTATCGGTTCCGATCGGGAGTATCTCTTCAACTTTGGATTTGTCTTACTGCTGTGTATTTGTGTCTACTATTTCATTATTCTGGGTACGACAGCTGATAAGTT CTTCTGTCCAACGCTAGCCGCCATCGCGAAAGCATTAAATATCAGTGAAGCATTGGCCGGTGTAACGATTCTCGCCTTCGGTAATGGATCGCCGGATCTGTTCACAGCTGTCGCTAATCCAGATGCAGACACAGAGCTTATGTTTTCAGAGCTCCTAGGATCGGCAGCGTTTGTGATTGCAGTGATCGGAGGGACCGTATTGCTGATACAACCATTCGACTTTCCACCGTGGAGTATCTCGAGAGATTTGTCGTTCTTTATAGCAGCGATCGTGTGGATAACGCTTAAAGCAGCTGACGAACGGTTCAGTCTGTACGATAGTGCGATATTGATTGGAATGTATCTTCTGTTTCTATCTCTGGTCATTTGGGAGTTTATTCAACAGAGACAGGAAATGCACAGGGCACAGTCTCTAG ATAATGAAGCGATAGCTAGAGCTGGAAATCCCACTCATAGACCGATGGCCACAGTAAATCCTGGTGCAGGTGAGCAGCGAGTAACCAACGTTCCAGCAAATGAAGGATTGCTTGTCGATTTTTGTAATCACATAAATCCTCTTGATCTGGAAGAATGGAACGATGGAGGGTGGGCAACGCGAACGTTTTGTCTCCTTAAAGCaccatttgttttgcttcttttgcttACAATTCCAATCGTGGACACTGACGTCGAACGGGACGGATGGTGTAAGATGTTAAATATATGTCATTGTCTCACACTGCCGTTGTTGATCGTGTTCGTAAATGGAG TTGCGTTCATAACGATAGCAAAGGTGTACATTTTCGTTTTGGTCATCTTAGTCGCATTACCCGTAATGGTTGTCATCTTTTACACATCACGAACCGATCGATGTCCGCGTTATCACAAGCTACTTACGCTGATGAGCTTTTTGGGCTGCATTCAAGTCATCTACGTTGTGGCACAGGAGGTAGTGAGTGTGCTCGAAACGGTAGGAATCGTACTGAAGCTATCCAAGTCCGTGCTCGGTCTGTCATTGCTTGCCTGGGGTAACAGTGTCGGAGATTTATTCTCAAACGTGGCTCTGGCACGACTTGGTTACGGGAAAATGGCATTCGCGGCATGTTTCGGTGGTCCATTGTTGA TTCTCTTTTCTTCCAGATCTTTGCTTAGGATTGGGTCTTACCCTCATGACAAAAGCATTTGGTGTGCAGGATCTTATAGCAGAT GTTCGTAA
- the LOC125771301 gene encoding putative sodium/calcium exchanger 7 isoform X3, producing MLFLQNGSLLQRSVRHATYVNFPRPDDCSYLHQLPVEEQCEFVEMTEACAESEYFFNYVGYLYCTIGSDREYLFNFGFVLLLCICVYYFIILGTTADKFFCPTLAAIAKALNISEALAGVTILAFGNGSPDLFTAVANPDADTELMFSELLGSAAFVIAVIGGTVLLIQPFDFPPWSISRDLSFFIAAIVWITLKAADERFSLYDSAILIGMYLLFLSLVIWEFIQQRQEMHRAQSLDNEAIARAGNPTHRPMATVNPGAGEQRVTNVPANEGLLVDFCNHINPLDLEEWNDGGWATRTFCLLKAPFVLLLLLTIPIVDTDVERDGWCKMLNICHCLTLPLLIVFVNGVAFITIAKVYIFVLVILVALPVMVVIFYTSRTDRCPRYHKLLTLMSFLGCIQVIYVVAQEVVSVLETVGIVLKLSKSVLGLSLLAWGNSVGDLFSNVALARLGYGKMAFAACFGGPLLILFSSRSLLRIGSYPHDKSIWCAGSYSRCK from the exons ATGCTATTTCTTCAAAATGGTTCCTTGCTTCAGCGGTCTGTACGTCACGCCACATACGTCAACTTCCCGCGTCCA GATGACTGTTCCTACCTTCACCAGCTACCAGTAGAGGAGCAGTGTGAGTTTGTGGAGATGACGGAAGCTTGTGCGGAGAGTGAATACTTTTTCAACTACGTCGGATATCTTTATTGTACTATCGGTTCCGATCGGGAGTATCTCTTCAACTTTGGATTTGTCTTACTGCTGTGTATTTGTGTCTACTATTTCATTATTCTGGGTACGACAGCTGATAAGTT CTTCTGTCCAACGCTAGCCGCCATCGCGAAAGCATTAAATATCAGTGAAGCATTGGCCGGTGTAACGATTCTCGCCTTCGGTAATGGATCGCCGGATCTGTTCACAGCTGTCGCTAATCCAGATGCAGACACAGAGCTTATGTTTTCAGAGCTCCTAGGATCGGCAGCGTTTGTGATTGCAGTGATCGGAGGGACCGTATTGCTGATACAACCATTCGACTTTCCACCGTGGAGTATCTCGAGAGATTTGTCGTTCTTTATAGCAGCGATCGTGTGGATAACGCTTAAAGCAGCTGACGAACGGTTCAGTCTGTACGATAGTGCGATATTGATTGGAATGTATCTTCTGTTTCTATCTCTGGTCATTTGGGAGTTTATTCAACAGAGACAGGAAATGCACAGGGCACAGTCTCTAG ATAATGAAGCGATAGCTAGAGCTGGAAATCCCACTCATAGACCGATGGCCACAGTAAATCCTGGTGCAGGTGAGCAGCGAGTAACCAACGTTCCAGCAAATGAAGGATTGCTTGTCGATTTTTGTAATCACATAAATCCTCTTGATCTGGAAGAATGGAACGATGGAGGGTGGGCAACGCGAACGTTTTGTCTCCTTAAAGCaccatttgttttgcttcttttgcttACAATTCCAATCGTGGACACTGACGTCGAACGGGACGGATGGTGTAAGATGTTAAATATATGTCATTGTCTCACACTGCCGTTGTTGATCGTGTTCGTAAATGGAG TTGCGTTCATAACGATAGCAAAGGTGTACATTTTCGTTTTGGTCATCTTAGTCGCATTACCCGTAATGGTTGTCATCTTTTACACATCACGAACCGATCGATGTCCGCGTTATCACAAGCTACTTACGCTGATGAGCTTTTTGGGCTGCATTCAAGTCATCTACGTTGTGGCACAGGAGGTAGTGAGTGTGCTCGAAACGGTAGGAATCGTACTGAAGCTATCCAAGTCCGTGCTCGGTCTGTCATTGCTTGCCTGGGGTAACAGTGTCGGAGATTTATTCTCAAACGTGGCTCTGGCACGACTTGGTTACGGGAAAATGGCATTCGCGGCATGTTTCGGTGGTCCATTGTTGA TTCTCTTTTCTTCCAGATCTTTGCTTAGGATTGGGTCTTACCCTCATGACAAAAGCATTTGGTGTGCAGGATCTTATAGCAGATGTAAGTAG